A genomic window from Chelonia mydas isolate rCheMyd1 chromosome 16, rCheMyd1.pri.v2, whole genome shotgun sequence includes:
- the TOR4A gene encoding torsin-4A yields MDGSQSSTESPMAPKKISLLSSPMRAVIRLRRKVQFLKKNRLHLNLPREHSPELVQTRLLQRQISLSQTNLYNPSMSLFNQATFANSQYFTFDTSVDQSALNKYKRKKSRRKSRMVLYPESSKKYLPAEQKSKAKRCLLLLIGIICFQILNAIENLDDNLQKYDLDGLEKTMHREVFGQKVAVDRIMELLNEYLATHIHNKPLVISFNGPPGVGKSHVGWLLAKHFRSVMNNDFVLQYFVMHHCPNKEATPACQLDLSEKISEMVTRAEIEEKIPLFILDEVELMSPVLLDTLSRFFQPNQTNEFLNAIYILISTIGGSEITTFVLQNVSTDLLHQQRKREELLYIIQPILIHFHPLWKSADIIPFGLLEKSHVINCFLEEMMREGLYPDQSHIENLASQLSYYTTGGREYAITGCKQVGAKVNVL; encoded by the coding sequence ATGGATGGAAGTCAGTCCAGCACTGAGTCTCCCATGGCTCCCAAGAAGATCTCTCTGCTTTCCTCTCCCATGCGGGCAGTCATCCGTCTGCGACGAAAAGTCCAGTTCCTGAAGAAAAACCGCCTGCATCTGAACCTTCCCAGAGAACATTCTCCAGAGCTGGTCCAAACTAGGCTTCTTCAAAGGCAGATTTCCTTGAGCCAAACAAACCTGTATAACCCTTCGATGTCCCTCTTTAATCAAGCCACCTTTGCCAATTCTCAGTACTTCACCTTTGACACCTCTGTGGACCAGTCAGCTCTGAATAAATACAAACGGAAGAAGAGCCGCAGGAAGTCCAGGATGGTGTTGTATCCAGAAAGCTCCAAAAAGTACCTTCCAGCAGAGCAAAAGAGTAAAGCAAAGCGCTGCCTTCTCTTGCTCATTGGCATCATCTGTTTCCAAATACTAAATGCTATTGAGAATCTGGATGACAACCTTCAGAAGTATGACCTAGATGGGCTGGAGAAAACCATGCACCGGGAAGTATTTGGGCAGAAGGTGGCTGTGGATAGGATTATGGAATTGTTGAACGAATACCTGGCGACCCACATACACAACAAGCCATTAGTGATCTCCTTCAATGGCCCACCTGGGGTTGGAAAGAGCCATGTTGGATGGCTGCTGGCTAAACACTTCCGTTCAGTCATGAACAATGACTTTGTGCTTCAGTACTTTGTGATGCACCACTGTCCAAACAAGGAGGCTACTCCTGCTTGCCAATTGGATTTGTCTGAGAAGATTTCTGAGATGGTCACCAGAGCAGAAATAGAAGAGAAGATACCATTGTTTATTCTGGATGAGGTTGAGCTCATGTCTCCAGTTCTGTTGGATACACTCAGCAGATTCTTccaaccaaaccaaaccaacgAGTTCCTCAATGCCATCTACATTCTAATAAGCACCATAGGGGGCAGTGAAATCACAACGTTTGTCCTCCAGAATGTTTCCACTGACCTTCTGCACCAgcaaagaaaaagagaagaactGCTGTATATTATCCAGCCTATTCTGATCCACTTCCACCCTCTTTGGAAGTCTGCTGACATCATCCCATTTGGTCTACTGGAGAAGAGTCATGTCATAAACTGCTTCTTGGAGGAGATGATGCGGGAAGGGCTATATCCCGATCAGAGCCATATTGAGAATTTAGCTAGCCAGCTCAGCTATTACACTACAGGAGGCAGGGAGTACGCCATAACTGGCTGCAAGCAGGTCGGAGCCAAAGTCAATGTACTGTAG